The genomic region GTCGCTGCCGCCGGCCAATTTGCCTTTCCCACGCTCTTTGGCCGTCCAGAGCCCGGCGCTGTTAAAACTGAACACGGGCATTAAATCCGTGCGCTTTGATGCTGGTTCGATGGAGTCTATCAGGTTATCGAGAACCAGCGGTTCGGCGCCCGGTTCGCTGTAATACGTCAGTACCATGTGGGCAATATTATATTGCAATGCTTTGACGTAAGCAATGTTCAGCTTTTCTTCAGCGACACCCATTGCCTTGAGGGTAAAAAATTTGGCAATGGCAAA from Deltaproteobacteria bacterium harbors:
- a CDS encoding transglutaminase-like cysteine peptidase, with the translated sequence WEELIYKDKSTSDREKLEKVNNFYNSRIRFASDMEVWGVEDYWASPIEFLCKKTGDCEDFAIAKFFTLKAMGVAEEKLNIAYVKALQYNIAHMVLTYYSEPGAEPLVLDNLIDSIEPASKRTDLMPVFSFNSAGLWTAKERGKGKLAGGSDRLKPWQGLLQKMSKNEL